The sequence below is a genomic window from Escherichia marmotae.
CGAACAACGTCTGGCGTCACTCTCCTCTGCTCTGCTCAACAGTGCGCTGCAAAAGTGGCAGGCCTTGCCAATGCTGGAACAACCGGTTGCGGCAGGCGAAATGTCGCCCGTTATCAACCCGGCGGAACCGAAAGATATTGTGGGTTATGTGCGTGAAGCCACGCCACGTGAAGTGGACCAGGCACTGGAAAATGCCGTCAACAATGCGCCTATCTGGTTTGCCACCCCTCCGGCTGAACGCGCAGCGATTTTGCATCGCGCTGCCGTGCTAATGGAAAGTCAGATGCAGCAACTGATTGGTATTCTGGTGCGTGAAGCCGGAAAAACGTTCAGTAACGCCATTGCCGAAGTGCGTGAAGCCGTTGATTTTCTCCACTACTACGCCGGACAGGTACGTGATGATTTCGCTAACGAAACGCATCGTCCTTTAGGCCCCGTGGTATGTATCAGCCCGTGGAACTTCCCGCTGGCCATTTTCACCGGGCAAATTGCTGCCGCGCTGGCGGCAGGTAACAGCGTACTGGCAAAACCGGCGGAGCAAACGCCGCTGATTGCAGCGCAAGGGATCGCCATTTTGCTGGAAGCGGGTGTGCCGCCAGGCGTAGTACAATTGCTGCCAGGTCAGGGTGAAACCGTGGGCGCACAACTGACGGGGGATGATCGCGTGCGCGGGGTGATGTTCACCGGTTCAACCGAAGTCGCTACCTTGCTACAACGCAATATCGCCAGCCGTCTGGACGCTCAGGGTCGCCCTATTCCGCTTATCGCTGAAACCGGTGGGATGAACGCGATGATTGTCGATTCTTCAGCACTGACTGAACAAGTAGTAATAGATGTACTGGCCTCGGCGTTCGACAGCGCAGGCCAGCGTTGTTCGGCGCTACGCGTGCTGTGTTTGCAAGATGAGATTGCCGATCACACGTTGAAAATGCTGCGCGGCGCAATGGCCGAGTGCCGAATGGGCAATCCGGGTCGCCTGACCACCGATATCGGGCCGGTGATCGGTAGCGAAGCGAAAGCGAATATTGAGCGTCATATTCAGACCATGCGCAGCAAAGGCCGTCCGGTGTTTCAGACAGTGCGGGAAAACAGTGAAGATGCCCGTGAATGGCAAAGCGGCACTTTTGTCGCGCCGACGCTGATCGAACTGGATAGCTTTGCTGAATTGCAAAAAGAGGTCTTTGGCCCGGTGCTACATGTGGTGCGCTACAACCGTAATCAATTACCGGAGCTGATCGAGCAGATTAACGCTTCCGGCTATGGCCTGACGCTCGGTGTCCATACGCGTATTGATGAAACTATCGCCCAGGTCACTGGCTCGGCACATGTCGGCAACCTTTATGTTAACCGTAATATGGTTGGCGCAGTAGTTGGTGTGCAGCCGTTCGGCGGCGAAGGGTTGTCCGGTACAGGCCCGAAAGCGGGTGGTCCGCTCTATCTCTACCGTCTGCTGGCGAATCGCCCGGAAAGTGCACTGGCGGTGACGCTCGCACGTCAGGATGCAGAGTATCCGGTTGATGCCCAACTGAAAGCAGCATTAATTCAGCCACTGAATGCGCTGCGGGAATGGGCATCAAACCGAACAGAATTGCAGGCGTTATGTACGCAATATGGCGAGCTGGCACAGGCAGGAACACAGCGATTACTGCCAGGACCGACGGGTGAACGTAATACCTGGACGCTGCTGCCGCGTGAGCGCGTGCTGTGTATTGCGGATGATGAACAGGATGCATTAACCCAGCTTGCCGCCGTGCTGGCTGTGGGCAGCCAGGTGCTGTGGCCGGATGACGCGCTGCATCGTCAGTTAGTGAAGGCATTGCCATCGGCAGTCAGCGAACGTATTCAACTGGCGAAAGCGGAAAATATTACCGCTCAACCGTTTGATGCGGTGATCTTCCACGGTGATTCGGATCAGCTTCGGGCGTTGTGTGAAGCGGTTGCCGCACGGGACGGTGCGATTGTTTCAGTGCAGGGGTTTGCCCGTGGCGAAAGCAATATCCTGCTGGAACGGCTGTATATTGAACGCTCGCTGAGTGTGAATACCGCTGCCGCCGGAGGTAACGCCAGTTTGATGACGATCGGTTAAACAGGTAGCCGGAGGATGTCGCAACCTCCTCCGGCATCATTAACGTGGTCGGATCCCTTCAATAATAATCCGCTGCACGTTTTCAACCGTTTGATTGAAAAACACCTCATCGCGCAATGTCGCGCCCGTTACCGCCTCCACCTGGGGAGCGAAATCAGCGTAATGTTGGGTGGAAGCCCAAATCATAAAAATCAGATGCTGCGGGTCAATCGGCGCGAGTTTGCCGCTTTTGACCCAACCGGCAATCAGCGCCGATTTCTCATCAATTAACGCCTTCAGGTCGCCGGTCAGTTCATCCATCAACAGCGGCGCGCCAGCCAGCATCTCCATACAGAACAGGCGCGAAGCCTGCGGATAATCACGGGAAACTTCCAGCTTCAGCCGGATGTACTCTTTGATCGCCGCCAGCGGAGCGAAATCTTCACGAAACGCCTTTAACGGTGCCAGCCAGATATCCAGAATTTGCCGCAGCACGGCAATATACAGTGCCTCTTTCGACGGGAAGTAATACAGCAGATTGGTTTTTGAAACGCCCGCCAACTCTGCAATTTGCTCCAGTCTTGTGCCGTGAAAACCGAATTGTGAAAAAGTGTCCAGTGCCGCGCTAAGAATCGCTTTTTTCTTCGCGCTCACTGCGCGCGAACGTTTACCCGTTGTTTTCACTGCGCCTTGCGTCATGCGCTCTCCCCTCTTGTCGATGGGCAACAGGATAGCAAAATCAGCACAATGCCTCGACCATCAACATTCGCAATATGAATGGAATAAGCGAGAAGGTATTAACGTGAGGATATAAAGGAGAACACCAGAACGAAAAAACCGCCGGGGTTTCCGGCGGTGGTGGCTAATGACGCGCGTCAGACAAAAACGCATTCGTCATTGATTAAGCCCGGCTATTTGTCGCTTTTGCCGTGACTGCTTTTACCACCTTTTTTTCCTGCTTCAGATGCGCGCTGCGGGTCATTTTTGAAATTCCCCCCGCTGTGCTGTCCACCTTTTTTACCTGCTTCTGATGCTCTTTCGCGGTCTTCTGCAAAATTGCCGGAACCGCCTCGATGGTTTGCCATTACTGACCTCCGTCATCATAGTGCCCAGGATTAACGCGGCGTATGGCGGATGCCATATTTTCGCTACGTGGGACTAAGCTTAGTGAACTGACGCGGGCAAGCCTGCGTTTGGTAATATCCTGCAACAACTTCTTAGCGAGAATAGATATCATTTCTGATAATCAGCCATAAGCCGCTCTTATGATTAAAAAAACGCTATGAGATAAAAATGTATCATTTTGCGACAAAATTACAGACTTGTGAAAGTTGTTATAAATCAAATAAGTGGTTGTGAAATTTGCACTCTGAAAAGGACGTCTTATCTTTAAATGAGTGGTAGCGAATCGCTACGGAATAGAGATAACACGAGGAGTGGTTAGAAATGGCTAAAGTTCTGGTGCTTTATTATTCCATGTACGGACATATTGAAACGATGGCGCGTGCAGTCGCAGAAGGCGCAAGCAAAGTCGATGGCGCAGAAGTTGTCGTTAAGCGTGTACCGGAAACCATGCAGCCGCAATTATTCGAAAAAGCAGGCGGTAAACCGCAAACTGCGCCCGTTGCAACCCCGCAAGAACTGGCCGATTACGATGCCATCATTTTTGGTACGCCGACCCGCTTTGGCAATATGTCAGGGCAGATGCGTACCTTCCTGGATCAGACTGGCGGCCTGTGGGCTTCCGGTGCGCTGTACGGCAAACTGGCGAGCGTCTTTAGCTCTACCGGAACTGGCGGCGGTCAGGAACAAACCATTACTTCCACCTGGACGACCCTTGCGCATCACGGCATGGTGATTGTCCCCATTGGCTACGCAGCGCAGGAATTATTTGACGTCTCGCAGGTTCGCGGCGGAACGCCTTACGGCGCTACCACCATTGCAGGCGGTGACGGTTCGCGCCAGCCCAGCCAGGAAGAGTTGTCTATCGCACGTTACCAGGGGGAATATGTTGCTGGTCTGGCAGTCAAACTTAATGGCTAATCTTCAACAGGAGGATACGCATGCCAACTCAAGAAGCGAAAGCCCATCACGTGGGTGAATGGGCATCTCTGCGCAATACGTCGCCGGAAATAGCCGAGGCCATTTTTGAAGTCGCCGGGTATGACGAAAAAATGGCGGAAAAAATTTGGGAAGAAGGTAGCGATGAAGTGTTAGTCAAAGCCTTTGCCAAAACCGATAAAGATTCGCTTTTTTGGGGCGAACAGACCATCGAACGTAAAAACGTTTAATCCGCAATTCCCCCGCTTCTCGCGGGGGAGTTTTCAAATTGTTGACAAAGTGCGCTTTGTTCATGTCGGATGCGGCGTGAACGCCTTATCCGACCTACATGATCGTGCAAATTCGATATAGTGCAATTCTCGGGTAGGCCTGATAAGCGTAGCGCATCAGGCAATCTAACATTTGTCATCTGTCTCATACTCCCCCGCTTCTCGCGGGGGAGTTTTCTGTTATTTCACTGCCTCATTCAACACGCTATCAAACTTATCCATCGGGCAAAATCCGTTGGCATCTATCGGGCAGCCAGTAAGTTCCAGCGTCACGCGCTGAGCAGGTGCTTGCAGGGTTAAGGCGTCGGCATTACGCAACTGCTGCGAACTCTGGTACACATACTCGATTTTCATCAAATCACGATTGGCTTTGCTGTCATGCCAACGCTGGAAGACAATCTTGCCACCAATGGGCGTACGTTCATTCTGGTCATGCAGTTGATACGGTTTGAAATCCAGCGCAGTGAGTAGCGAGGCAATGTTAGAGTCGTGTCCTACCAACACCGTAATCTTCGGCGCACTGGCGCGATCGGTGACCAGGGCTTTGTCGATGTAGCTCACCAGCGGTTTCGCGACATTGCGCGCCACTTCCGGTGAAGTAAACAGGCTATCCTGGTAACCGTTTTTCAGTTTCGACAACACCTTCCACTGTTGATCTGATTTGATCTCTCCCCAGGCCACCTGATCCATCGGGAAACCTTCGTAGTATTGCAAAGTAAACGCATCCACCAGCGAGTTGCCCACCTTCAACGGCCCGGAAACGCCCGGCTCTTGTTGATATTTCGCGCTAAAAGTATTTTTGCCATCCACCAGTGAACACTGCTGTTTTTCTTTACAGGCCGGAGAATCTTTATAGTTAACGATTTTTTCCAGTAGCTGGTAGCTGTCGGTAAGCTGGAGTTTACTCAACTCTTTTTCCATTGCTGCCACTGCCTGCTCGCTGAATGCAGCGGAATCATCGGTGATTACCGGGTTAAAGGTTGGGTCCATCGTGCCCATTTTTTCCTGATGATGAACAGGAATATCACACCCCGGGAATGCGCCAGTAATAAAGAACTGCGCAGTGGCGACGGTACGTTGCAGGCTGTTCGCGTAGGCGTAAACGGTGTCCGGTGGCGGACATTCGCCCGATTTCACCATCCCCTGCTCTGCCAGCCATTCACGCATGTAATGGCCCATATACACTTCCAGCACGCCGCCTTTGGTGGTGAGTTGCCCTCCGGGGACATCCCATTGCGGCCATTTATTCGGCGTGGACTGCTCAAGCACGCTGCCATTATTTGCCAGCGGCGCACGTAAGTTATGACGGCTCATGAGTAGCACTTGCTGTAGCTGATAGCCTTCCGGCACTGTCTGTGCCTGAGCATTCGAAGAGAGTAAAACCATTCCAGCCACGGCCGCAGCGATTAGCGTTTTTTTCATTCCCATCACCTCTTTAGTTATCAATCAATTAAGAGTGTGACAGAAATATGGCATTTTTCCGGGAACCGGTTCGCAATTTAGCAGATGACGAGGCGGGAAACCGTCAGGCGATAACGGACAGTAGCTGCACTATCGCCTGGTTTGTATCGTTAAACTAATATCTGAAACAGCACGGCAAAAAGAATGATATTGGCAATGACAATGGCCCAACCGTTATAAAGCATATATTTCAGGTGAGTAGATTGTGCCAGCCCCATTTGGCCAAACATATCCGATGAAGGGAAAGGCCCAAACCAGTCCACTTGCGATGAAGCTAACAATACCGCCGTTGTACCCTGTGGCGGTACACCTGCAGCCATCAACATCGGGCCAAATATTTTGTGCGTAAAAGTCATCTGAGCCACTGCGGCACCAGGCACATGACCGATAATGTTAAAGGCAAAAATACAGAAGCAAAGCCATGCCGGAGATATCCCGGTTAACAGGGGTTGGGTATATTCGAGCAACCCCTGATACGCCTGTAGGCTATCCATAAGTTCCAGAATCGGGTTATACAGCCAGTAGAGCAGAAACATCCACACCAGCCTGCCACACCCTTTATACAGCGCCTGCAAGATCCCGGTTGGACTTAACCCTCCCACCAGCCCGGTGACCAGAGCCACCAACAACATAACGATAATGGCAAAACTAAAACCTGCTTTTATCACTACGCCAATAACCGCCATAACAATAATGGTTGCTGCAAATGCCAGGGCGCTGAGCTTGCGACGGCGATCGCGTGCGGGATCTTCTTCTTCCTGCGTTTTCTCTGAAAGATCGACGTCGTAATGCAATTTTCCTTCCGTCATCTTCTGAATTCGCCCGGCCATGATCCAGCCTGCGAATAACGTCACGGCGCTCATTGGTAACCCGACGTACATCAGATATTGCGGATAAGTCAGGCCGCCGAGTTGTAAAATCGTCACTGTGCTGGGGGTAAAAGGCCCGGTAAACAATCCCACAGACCCCGCCGTCATCATCAGTGCCGCCACCGTGGGAGGTGTAAGCCGTACTGCTGCTGCCACAGGAATAATCACCGCAACAATAATGGCATTGCCACCCGCCATAGTGCCCAGCGCGCCACAGATGAGAATGGAAGAGATGACGATGCCAAATTTGACCCGTGTCTGGCTGGAAAGTCCGATCCGATGTACCACAAATTTGACCAGTTCAACGGCCGCTCCGGTACGTGTTGCCACTTCACCGACGCCTGCGCCAAGCATAATGATCAGTCCAACAGTGGCGATAAACGATCCTGTCGATTTTGCCAGCATGGTGCCCATTTCTGGTAAACCGGTGGAAGTCATTATCATCGCAATAATAATGGATGAAATAACCGCCAGAACAATATCGACGCCTATCAACGAGAGCACCGCTAACGCCACCAACGGTGTGAAACCCAGCAGTCCGAGTTCATTACCTGGACGCCCCTGACACCAGAACGCTGTCAATAAAAAAATAACCAACAGTAAGCCAATAATGACATTCTTTTTGGTGATATTTTGTCTGGTTAGCAAACCACCAGCGAGCATTGAGTCACTCATATAACTCCTTAACCCCATCGAATCGACCGTCAATATCAGCCGATGTATTTGGACAGCTCAGAAAATATCCCCCCTCGTTATTATTGTTGGCAAAATGCACTGAGGGTTTGTCCGGGTACTACAGGTATTATTCTGAGTTCGTAATTAACCCCTTTTAGGTGGGCAAATAACGCATTGTTACCAGAACAGGCGTTACAGATTAAATTTATGTTAACTTGGTGTTACCATGAAATGACTTTTTATCTATCGTCTATAACTCTGGGTTAACTCTTAATGAAACTGCGCCACCTGGAAATCTTCTATGCCGTGATGACATGCGAAACACTTTCACGTGCAGCGGAATCGCTGAATATTTCCCAACCGGCCGCCAGTAAAGCGTTAAAAAACGCTGAACAAAAACTCGGTTTTCAGCTCTTTCAGCGAGTGCGTGGCAAGCTTCTTCCAACCAGCGAAGCGATCACACTTTTTGAAAAAGCGCAGTCGATTTATCACGAACTCGATAACCTGCGACTGCTGGCCGATAACCTGACGCGAGATCCCCGAGCCAGAATAGCCCTGGGATGCCTGCCAAGCCTAGGATTAAGCCTGGTGCCCGAAATAGTCACTGCGTTTTACCAGCAGAATGCAAATCTGGTAATGACACTGACGACAGAGCACACTGAAACGTTGGTTAAAAAACTTGATCTGCGTGAGATTGATCTGGCCCTGACGCTACAGCCGATTCAACAGGGGGAGATTATGACGACACTGATAGCCGAAGTTCCGCTGGTTTATATCGACCGGGACTATCGCCAGGGCGCGGTAGAAATAGACAAGATTGACCAACAACGCTGGATTTCTCCTGGCCCACATTCCCTTTCCAATGCCATAGCCAAACGGCGTGATTTTTTGACAACGCGCCTGAATGTCCAGACCTATTACATGGCGACTGAATTTGTAAAACGAGGAATGGGATGCAGTATTACCGATATTTTCTCTGCCCGTCATAACCTCCCGGCAGAAACAATTCACCCCATCGAACCACCAATGAAAATTGATCTTTGTTTGCTACGTCGTGCCGACGTGTCACTTAGCCCCATTACACAAAAATTTGTTGATTTCCTCTGCCAGCAATTACGTCAGCAACTGCGAGCCATTAACCTTGAGTTATACCCTGAAAATAAAAAGTCAATTGCTCCTCAGGCCTAAATGTTTTGACATAACCCCAACGCATTTATTAGCGGTGGATATCTCAGGTGATGAAAAAACGCATTGTAGTTATTGGCGGCGGGGTCATTGGTCTGGCGACAGCATGGGTCCTGGTAAAACAGGGCCATCAGGTACAATTGTTAGAACGCAACAGCCAGGCAGGCGTCGCCACCAGTTTCGCTAACGGTGGGCAACTCAGTTATCGTTACGTTGCCCCTCTGGCGGATAAAGGCGTACCGATACAGGGGCTTAAATGGATGGGGAAAAGTGACTCTCCACTGAATATGCGTTTGCGCATGTCATTAAGTCAGTGGCGCTGGTTGCTGGCGTTTTTACTGGCCTGCAATAACCGGACAAATAAACTCAATGGCGATCATATTTTACGCTTATCACTATTAAGTCGTCAGGTAATGGAAGCATGGTTGCTGGAGGATAATCTTGATGATTTCCACTGGCGCCGTTCTGGCAAACTGATTATTCATCGCCGCCAGCAAGATTTAGCCAAAGCGGCAAAAGGCATTAATCCGCATTTTCAACAGACTCTATTACGCGAAGAGTGCGTTCATCTTGAACCCGCACTAAAGCATATTGGTAATTCCCTGTGCGGTGGTATTTATTCTCCCGGCGATGAAACGGCGGACTGCTATAAGTTCTGCCAGGCATTACTTGCCAAACTTAATGCCAGCGCGAATTTTTCGCTACAGACCGATTGTGAAGTTTTGCAGTTGAATAAAAAAGGTGAGCGCATAGTCTCCATTACCACCAGTACAGGAACGCTGATTGCTGATGATTATGTCGTTGCCGCCGGAAATGGCAGCACACATTTACTTACCGAAACCGGGATTCACGTACCGCTTTGCGGTCTGAAAGGTTACAGTCTGACACTCCCTTTCCCACAAAAAATGGGGATCGCACCGCAAATCAGTGTCACCGACTATGGTCATAAAATTGTCTATGCCCGACTCGGTGACCGGTTGCGTATCGCCGCCATGGTCGATATTGGCTATGACGGTAATGAACTGCGCCCTGAACGCATTGATGCCTTAAAACAGATCGTAGCCTCCAGTTTTCCGCAACTGCAAGGTATCGATGATGCCGAATTATGGACAGGTATGCGTCCATCCACTCCTGCGGGTCCGCCACTATTAGGACGGGCGAAGTATCAAAATCTCTGGATGAATCTTGGTCAGGGCAGTCTGGGCTTCACGCTGGCGGCAGGTAGTGCTGTGGTGTTAGGCGCTCTGCTGTCGGGCGAAGATCCTGCAATTTCACTTGATGGACTGACATGGAGCCAATCAGCTTGAATATCAAACGTAATAACCCACAGCCGCGTCTGGCCGCCAGCGTGGAATATAGCAACCTTGTTTTTCTCTCCGGCCAGACACCGAAAAGCAATACCCCAGACATCGCGCAACAAACGCGCGAAGTGCTGGAAAAAATCGACGAATTACTTGCGGCGGCTGGCAGTGATAAATTTCATATCTTATCCGCGCAGGTATGGATAAAAGATATTACCCGCGATTTTGCCGATTTCAACGACGTATGGGTTAGTTGGATACCAGAAGGATATAGCCCAGCCCGTGCTGCCGTACAAGCTGAGATGGCTCGCCCGGAGATTCTGGTTGAAGTGATGGTCACGGCAGTAAAAGCAAGATAAGTTCCCCGTTTTCAGCCCCCTGGCAACGTAGTCATGGGGCATCCATGAAGGGTAAACGCCCCCCTCTTTTACCTGCCAACATTCAGGCTGAAAATATCATTTTTAGTTATGTTTCGTCACAGACCTACGATTTTTTCTGATTTCCCCTACACTTAACACTGATACCTTGTCAGGGGTTTCCCTTTGTCTGTATTGATTTACGCGAGATAACGCTATGGAATTAAAGGATTATTACGCCATCATGGGCGTGAAACCGACGGACGATCTCAAGACAATCAAGACCGCCTATCGTCGACTGGCCCGCAAATACCATCCTGATGTCAGCAAAGAACCCGATGCCGAAGCCCGCTTCAAAGAGGTCGCTGAAGCCTGGGAAGTATTGAGTGATGAACAACGTCGCGCTGAATATGATCAGATGTGGCAACATCGCAACGATCCGCAATTTAACCGTCAGTTCCAGCATGGTGACGGCCAGAGTTTCAACGCCGAAGATTTTGACGATATCTTCTCGTCAATTTTCGGTCAGCATGCCCGTCAGAGCCGCCAGCGCCCCGCCACACGTGGCCACGACATTGAAATCGAAGTGGCGGTATTCCTTGAAGAAACGCTTACTGAGCATAAGCGTACCATCAGCTATAACCTGCCGGTTTATAACGCCTTTGGCATGATCGAACAGGAAATCCCGAAAACGCTGAATGTGAAGATCCCGGCGGGTGTCGGCAATGGTCAACGTATCCGCCTGAAAGGCCAGGGGACGCCGGGCGAAAACGGCGGTCCGAATGGCGATCTGTGGCTGGTGATTCATATTGCGCCACATCCGTTGTTTGATATTGTCGGTCAGGATCTGGAAATTGTGGTGCCGGTTAGCCCGTGGGAAGCGGCACTGGGAGCTAAAGTCACCGTTCCAACACTGAAAGAAAGCATTTTGCTGACCATCCCACCAGGCAGTCAGGCCGGACAACGATTGCGCGTTAAAGGTAAAGGTCTGGTCGGTAAAAAACAGACCGGCGACCTGTATGCGGTGCTGAAAATCGTCATGCCGCCGAAACCTGATGAAAACACTGCTGCGCTGTGGCAACAACTGGCAGACGCCCAGTCGTCTTTTGATCCACGTAAAGATTGGGGGAAAGCATAATGGCTAACGTTACGGTGACTTTTACCATTACTGAATTTTGCCTGCATACCGGCATTTCTGAAGAGGAGTTGAATGAAATTGTCGGTTTAGGCGTAGTTGAACCGCGTGAGATTCAGGAAACGACCTGGGTGTTTGACGACCATGCCGCCATTGTGGTGCAACGCGCGGTACGTCTGCGTCAGGAACTGGCGCTTGACTGGCCGGGGATCGCGGTGGCGCTAACGTTAATGGATGATATCGCACATCTGAAACAGGAAAACCGCCTGCTGCGCCAACGGCTTTCCCGGTTTGTGGCTCATCCGTGAGTTTGTTGCCTGATGCGACGCTTAACGCGTCTTATCAGGCCTACAAAGATCACTGTTCCGTAGGCCGGATAAGGCGTTCACGCCGCATCCGGCGGCTGTGCCATAATGCTTGATGCGACGCTTAACGCGTCTTACCAGGCCTACAAACGGCATTATCTGTTTTGGTTGTCGCACTCCACCAGCACCAGCAATAACTGGCTTAGTGTCGCGTAAAAACCAAAGCTGTCATACTGACGGCAACGCGTTACAAATTCCGGTAGCCATGATCGCAGCGCCGCCAGCGTTTTTTGCCGTAAGCTGTTGATTTTTTGTGTGGTAACTTTCCCTTCCCCCAGTGAAAAATGCAGATAGCTCAACAACTCAAGATAAATCGCCAGATGATCTGCCGGTTCGTTGAAGTTGCTACTGGTTTCCATGCCCGCCTCAACCAACAAGTGTTTAATCTCTTGCTCGTCCTGTTTGTAGGCCGATGCATACGGCAGCGCCGCTTGCTTGTCGGTCATCAGAAACAGGCCGCAAAAATCAGCGGCCAGTTCCAGACGGGCGTCGTTACGTACCACCAGGGCAGCAATGCTTTTCTCCAGCTCGTCCACCGCCGCAGCCAGCGGCGGTTCGCTTTTCAGCAAAGAAAACCATTCAGCCATCTCCGCACTGGCGATTTGCGTCAGTTGTTCATCGTCCAGTTCACGGGAAAACAACTGCGCCAGCCAGTCGTAGACGCAGGCAGTCTGTTGTGCCGTCAAGGAAGTCATGATTTCACCTGCGACGCCGGAACATATTCGCACTGCGCCACCATTTCGATGGGGCCGCTAAACGCCGTCACTTTCTCAACCTGACCGCTGAATTTTTCAATTTCCACTATGGTCGTGTGTGAGCTGGTAGCCTGCGCTAGCTGCGAGGTGCCAATGTCAGGCGTTAATACGTTGGGGTTACCGTATTTACACAGCGCATTAATCTCGCCGCCTTTGTCCGGATCATACCAGGCACCTTCATGGATCCGTATCACGCCTGGCGCATAGAAATCAGACACCACTGCTCCCGCCAGCACCTGGCCACGATCGTTAAAAACACGCACCACATCGCCGTTAGCAATTCCATACGCACTGGCATCCTGTGGGCTTATATATACCGGCTCTTTGCCCGCTACGCTGTAATGCTGACGTAAGGTTTCGGATTCGCACAGTTGCGAGTGGACGCGATAATCCGGGTGTACTGATTGCAGATGCAGCGGATACTTCTGCGAACCAGGCCCACCGTGAGAGCGTTCGATTTTCTCAAACCACATCGGATGCCCCTGACAATCGTCATAGTTCATGTCGGCAATGGTCTTCGAGTAGATCTCAATCAGACCGCTCGGCGTCCCCAGCGGTTCAAGATCAGGATCTTCGCGGAACGCCTGATGACGCACGAACATCTGCGGATGGTCATATACCACGTACTCTTTACTGTTCCACAACTCATCAAAGGTAGATAAATGGATGCCGAGCCCTTTGGCCTGCTGGAGCGCGTCATACCAGATGCGCCGGAGCCAGCCCATCTCATCCAGTCCTTCGGTAAAGGCTTCCTCACGGTCAAAGCGTCGGCATAACTCGCGGAAAATATCAAAGTCGTTGCGCGCCTCAAATTGCGGCTGCACCACCTGTTTAGTGGTGATCAGCCCGTGGCTGGCATAGTCACCAAACTGGTCGAGATCGTTGCGCTCAAACTGTGTGGTTGCGGGTAATACAATATCGGAAAAGCGGCAACTGGAGGTCCACTGGTTATCAATGGAAATCACCGTCTCCAGCTTGCGCCAGCCTTCGATAATGCGGTTAATCTGCTGATGGCGGTGGAACGGGTTGGTCCCGGCAAAAACACACATTTTCAGCGGCGGCAACTTGACTGTTTTTCCGTCCCAGTTGATCTCTTTCCCCGGTTCCAGAATGGCGTCGATATAACGGGCCGTTGGGATAGTGCTGCTGTAACCTTTGTAATCGTTGTTGTTATGAACTGGCGGAATTTTCGTGGCACCAGGAAAACCGCTCAGGATAATCCCTTTACGGCCTGGCACGCCTGAGCCGCTGCTGTGCCAACTAAAACCAAAACCGCCACCCGGCAGGCCAATCTGCCCGAGCATTGCCGCCAGCACCACAATCATCCATGACCATTGCTCGCCGTGCTGCATACGTTGGGCACACCAGCCAGCCATAATTTGCGTTCTTGTGCCCGCCATTTTCCGCGCCAGCATGCGGATCGT
It includes:
- a CDS encoding YccJ family protein produces the protein MPTQEAKAHHVGEWASLRNTSPEIAEAIFEVAGYDEKMAEKIWEEGSDEVLVKAFAKTDKDSLFWGEQTIERKNV
- the wrbA gene encoding NAD(P)H:quinone oxidoreductase, with protein sequence MAKVLVLYYSMYGHIETMARAVAEGASKVDGAEVVVKRVPETMQPQLFEKAGGKPQTAPVATPQELADYDAIIFGTPTRFGNMSGQMRTFLDQTGGLWASGALYGKLASVFSSTGTGGGQEQTITSTWTTLAHHGMVIVPIGYAAQELFDVSQVRGGTPYGATTIAGGDGSRQPSQEELSIARYQGEYVAGLAVKLNG
- a CDS encoding general stress protein → MANHRGGSGNFAEDRERASEAGKKGGQHSGGNFKNDPQRASEAGKKGGKSSHGKSDK
- the rutR gene encoding HTH-type transcriptional regulator RutR is translated as MTQGAVKTTGKRSRAVSAKKKAILSAALDTFSQFGFHGTRLEQIAELAGVSKTNLLYYFPSKEALYIAVLRQILDIWLAPLKAFREDFAPLAAIKEYIRLKLEVSRDYPQASRLFCMEMLAGAPLLMDELTGDLKALIDEKSALIAGWVKSGKLAPIDPQHLIFMIWASTQHYADFAPQVEAVTGATLRDEVFFNQTVENVQRIIIEGIRPR
- the putA gene encoding trifunctional transcriptional regulator/proline dehydrogenase/L-glutamate gamma-semialdehyde dehydrogenase; this translates as MGTTTMGVKLDDATRERIKSAATRIDRTPHWLIKQAIFSYLEQLENSDTLPELPALLSGAANESDEAPNPADEPHQPFLDFAEQILPQSVSRAAITAAYRRPETEAVSMLLEQARLPQPVAEQAHKLAYQLADKLRNQKNASGRAGMVQGLLQEFSLSSQEGVALMCLAEALLRIPDKATRDALIRDKISNGNWQSHIGRSPSLFVNASTWGLLFTGKLVSTHNEASLSRSLNRIIGKSGEPLIRKGVDMAMRLMGEQFVTGETIAEALANARKLEEKGFRYSYDMLGEAALTAADAQAYMVSYQQAIHAIGKASNGRGIYEGPGISIKLSALHPRYSRAQYDRVMDELYPRLKSLTLLARQYDIGINIDAEEADRLEISLDLLEKLCFEPELAGWNGIGFVIQAYQKRCPMVIDYLIDLATRSRRRLMIRLVKGAYWDSEIKRAQMDGLEGYPVYTRKVYTDVSYLACAKKLLAVPNLIYPQFATHNAHTLAAIYQLAGQNYYPGQYEFQCLHGMGEPLYEQITGKVADGKLNRPCRIYAPVGTHETLLAYLVRRLLENGANTSFVNRIADTSLPLDELVADPVAAVEKIAQQEGQTGLPHPKIPLPRDLYGHGRDNSAGLDLANEQRLASLSSALLNSALQKWQALPMLEQPVAAGEMSPVINPAEPKDIVGYVREATPREVDQALENAVNNAPIWFATPPAERAAILHRAAVLMESQMQQLIGILVREAGKTFSNAIAEVREAVDFLHYYAGQVRDDFANETHRPLGPVVCISPWNFPLAIFTGQIAAALAAGNSVLAKPAEQTPLIAAQGIAILLEAGVPPGVVQLLPGQGETVGAQLTGDDRVRGVMFTGSTEVATLLQRNIASRLDAQGRPIPLIAETGGMNAMIVDSSALTEQVVIDVLASAFDSAGQRCSALRVLCLQDEIADHTLKMLRGAMAECRMGNPGRLTTDIGPVIGSEAKANIERHIQTMRSKGRPVFQTVRENSEDAREWQSGTFVAPTLIELDSFAELQKEVFGPVLHVVRYNRNQLPELIEQINASGYGLTLGVHTRIDETIAQVTGSAHVGNLYVNRNMVGAVVGVQPFGGEGLSGTGPKAGGPLYLYRLLANRPESALAVTLARQDAEYPVDAQLKAALIQPLNALREWASNRTELQALCTQYGELAQAGTQRLLPGPTGERNTWTLLPRERVLCIADDEQDALTQLAAVLAVGSQVLWPDDALHRQLVKALPSAVSERIQLAKAENITAQPFDAVIFHGDSDQLRALCEAVAARDGAIVSVQGFARGESNILLERLYIERSLSVNTAAAGGNASLMTIG